A region from the Lolium perenne isolate Kyuss_39 chromosome 4, Kyuss_2.0, whole genome shotgun sequence genome encodes:
- the LOC127293966 gene encoding nucleolar protein 56, with protein sequence MALYLLFESASGYALFHAYGIDEIGQSVDAVRSSVLDLKRFSKAVKLAGFTPFSSAIDALNQCNAISEGIMTDELRNFLELNLPKVKEGKKAKFSVGVMEPKVGSHITEATGIPCQSNEYVQELLRAVRLHFDQFIDQLKPSDLEKAQLGLGHSYSRAKVKFNVNRVDNMVIQAIFLLDTLDKDVNSFSMRVREWYGWHFPELVKIVNDNYLYAKLAKFVTNKSDLSEKDIPALADLIGDEDKAKEIVEAAKASMGQDLSPVDLINVQQFAQRVMNLSEYRKNLYEYLVTKMNDIAPNLTSLIGEMVGARLISHAGSLSNLSKCPASTLQILGAEKALFRALKTRGNTPKYGLIFHSSFIGRASTKNKGRMARYLANKCSIASRIDCYSDVSSSIFGEKLREQVEERLEFYDKGVAPRKNLDVMKAAIEGMTNTALEEGEENGGTSAKKSKKKKSRAEADGDAMDLDKPANTSAAEAEPETEKKKKKKKHKLEEPQDQEMAATGDDETPKKKKKKKSRDASADDEPKTATEGKKKKKKSKTAGDD encoded by the exons ATGGCGCTCTACCTGCTCTTCGAGTCCGCGTCGGGGTACGCGCTCTTCCACGCCTACGGCATCGACGAGATCGGGCAGAGCGTGGACGCCGTGCGCTCCTCGGTGCTGGACCTCAAGCGGTTCAGCAAGGCCGTCAAGCTCGCCGGCTTCACCCCCTTCTCCTCCGCCATCGACGCACTCAACCAGTGCAACGCCATCTCCGAAG GGATCATGACCGACGAGCTGAGGAACTTCCTCGAGCTCAACCTGCCCAAGGTCAAGGAGGGCAAGAAGGCCAAGTTCAGCGTCGGCGTCATGGAGCCCAAGGTCGGCTCCCACATCACCGAGGCCACCGGAATCCCTTGCCAGTCCAACGAGTATGTGCAGGAGCTGCTTCGCGCTGTGCGCCTGCACTTTGACCAGTTCATCGATCAACTCAAG CCTTCGGACCTGGAGAAGGCTCAGCTTGGCCTGGGGCATAGCTACAGCAGGGCAAAGGTCAAGTTCAATGTGAACCGTGTGGATAACATGGTCATTCAGGCCATCTTTCTATTGGATACACTTGATAAGGATGTCAATTCCTTCTCCATGAGAGTGAG GGAGTGGTATGGATGGCATTTTCCTGAGCTGGTCAAAATTGTAAATGACAACTACCTTTATGCTAAGCTTGCCAAGTTTGTAACAAACAAATCTGATTTGTCGGAAAAGGATATTCCAGCTTTAGCAGATCTGATTGGAGATGAGGACAAGGCAAAAGAAATCGTTGAAGCAGCAAAGGCATCTATGG GCCAGGATCTTTCACCTGTTGATTTGATCAATGTCCAACAATTTGCTCAAAGAGTCATGAATCTATCTGAGTACCGTAAAAATCTATATGAGTATCTGGTGACGAAAATGAATGATATTGCACCAAATCTGACCTCATTGATTGGTGAAATGGTTGGAGCTCGTTTAATCTCTCATGCTGGCAGTCTTTCAAATCTTTCAAAATGTCCTGCCTCCACTCTCCAGATACTAGGTGCTGAAAAGGCGCTGTTCAG AGCTCTTAAAACTCGTGGAAACACACCGAAGTATGGCCTCATATTCCACTCATCTTTTATTGGTCGTGCATCAACCAAGAACAAGGGAAGAATGGCCAGATACCTGGCAAACAAATGTTCAATTGCATCACGCATTGACTGCTATTCAG ATGTGAGTAGCTCCATTTTTGGTGAGAAGTTGCGTGAACAAGTTGAGGAGAGATTAGAATTTTATGACAAGGGTGTTGCGCCACGTAAGAACCTTGATGTAATGAAAGCTGCAATTGAGGGTATGACCAACACAGCTTTGGAGGAAG GTGAAGAGAACGGTGGCACATCTGCTAAGAAGAGCAAGAAAAAGAAGTCTAGAGCTGAGGCTGATGGTGACGCCATGGATCTCGACAAGCCGGCCAACACCTCTGCAGCTGAAGCTGAGCCTGAaacagagaagaagaaaaagaaaaagaagcacAAGCTAGAGGAGCCCCAGGATCAGGAAATGGCAGCCACTGGCGATGACGAGActcccaagaagaagaagaagaagaagagccgtGATGCTTCAGCGGATGACGAGCCTAAAACAGCCACcgaagggaagaagaagaaaaagaagtccAAAACAGCGGGAGATGATTAG